The Mesorhizobium sp. M1D.F.Ca.ET.043.01.1.1 genome contains a region encoding:
- the coaD gene encoding pantetheine-phosphate adenylyltransferase, whose amino-acid sequence MTERTALYAGSFDPLTNGHLDVLKASLAVADTVYAAIGVHPGKTPLFSFEDREKLIEAATKAEFGRDSARIRVVSFDGLVIDAARKHGASIIIRGLRDGTDLDYEMQMAGMNETMAPELQTVFLPASPSVRTITATLVRQIASMGGDIRPFVPAAVAGALAAKFAK is encoded by the coding sequence ATGACTGAACGCACCGCCCTTTATGCCGGCTCCTTCGACCCGCTGACCAACGGACATCTCGATGTCTTGAAGGCTTCGCTTGCCGTGGCCGACACGGTCTACGCCGCGATCGGCGTCCACCCCGGCAAGACGCCGCTGTTTTCCTTCGAAGACCGTGAGAAGCTGATCGAGGCGGCGACCAAGGCCGAGTTCGGCCGTGACAGCGCCCGCATCAGGGTCGTCTCGTTCGATGGCCTCGTCATCGACGCCGCCAGGAAGCATGGCGCCTCGATCATCATCCGCGGCCTGCGCGACGGCACCGATCTCGACTACGAGATGCAGATGGCCGGCATGAACGAGACGATGGCGCCGGAACTGCAGACGGTTTTCCTGCCGGCCAGCCCTTCGGTGCGCACCATTACCGCCACACTTGTCCGCCAGATTGCGTCGATGGGCGGCGACATCCGCCCGTTCGTGCCGGCGGCCGTTGCCGGCGCGCTCGCCGCCAAATTTGCGAAATAA
- a CDS encoding peptidylprolyl isomerase, translated as MQLKKLATFLVVLAGLVAASLPAVAADKENTMVITLKDGDVTVALRPDLAPKHVAQIKKLVRDGAYDNVAFHRVINGFMAQTGDVKFGNMEKGFNPEAVGTGGSDLPDLPAEFSQSEQFTRGVVGMARSQDPNSANSQFFIMFAPAPNLDGQYTIVGKVVSGMDLVDKIKKGDEADNGTVTDPDRMIKVRIAADGK; from the coding sequence ATGCAGCTGAAGAAGCTCGCTACGTTCCTCGTCGTGCTTGCCGGCCTCGTGGCCGCATCCCTGCCTGCCGTCGCAGCCGACAAGGAAAACACCATGGTCATCACGCTGAAGGACGGCGACGTGACCGTCGCCCTGCGTCCAGACCTGGCGCCCAAGCATGTCGCGCAGATCAAGAAGCTGGTGCGCGACGGCGCCTACGACAATGTCGCTTTCCATCGCGTCATCAACGGCTTCATGGCGCAGACCGGCGACGTCAAGTTCGGCAACATGGAGAAGGGCTTCAACCCCGAGGCCGTTGGCACCGGCGGTTCCGACCTTCCGGACCTGCCGGCCGAGTTTTCGCAGAGCGAGCAATTCACCCGCGGCGTGGTCGGCATGGCCCGCTCGCAGGACCCGAATTCGGCCAATTCCCAGTTCTTCATCATGTTCGCGCCGGCGCCGAACCTTGACGGCCAGTACACCATCGTCGGCAAGGTGGTCAGCGGCATGGATCTTGTCGACAAGATCAAGAAGGGCGACGAGGCAGACAACGGCACCGTCACCGATCCCGACCGCATGATCAAGGTTCGCATCGCCGCCGACGGCAAGTAA
- a CDS encoding peptidylprolyl isomerase, giving the protein MAEIKDRENALIMETTKGPVVIEMYPDLAPGHVARIKELAREGAYDGVVFHRVIDGFMAQTGDVKFGNSSKPTFAPSRAGMGGSDKPDLKAEFSNANHGRGTCSMARAQNPNSANSQFFICFDDAAFLNRQYTVWGQVIEGMENVDKIKRGEPVQDPDKIVSLKVATDVK; this is encoded by the coding sequence ATGGCTGAGATCAAAGACCGCGAGAACGCGCTCATCATGGAAACGACCAAGGGTCCGGTCGTCATCGAAATGTACCCCGACCTGGCGCCCGGCCATGTCGCCCGCATCAAGGAACTGGCGCGCGAAGGCGCCTATGACGGCGTGGTGTTCCACCGCGTTATCGACGGCTTCATGGCGCAGACCGGCGACGTCAAGTTCGGCAATTCGAGCAAGCCGACCTTCGCGCCGTCTCGCGCCGGCATGGGCGGTTCCGACAAGCCGGACCTGAAGGCCGAATTCTCGAACGCCAACCATGGCCGCGGCACCTGCTCGATGGCCCGCGCCCAGAACCCGAATTCGGCCAACTCGCAGTTCTTCATCTGTTTCGACGACGCGGCGTTCCTCAACCGCCAGTACACGGTTTGGGGCCAGGTCATCGAAGGCATGGAGAATGTCGACAAGATCAAGCGCGGCGAGCCGGTGCAGGATCCCGACAAGATCGTGTCGCTGAAGGTCGCGACCGACGTCAAGTAA
- a CDS encoding DMT family transporter, which yields MMGAVWSLLGILSGAFIAIQAPINSQLARGLGLPVAAAAFSFLSGAIVLGIIAVAVVRLQGISLDWKAPAPWLFIAGGMLGGFYVTLSTILTPRIGAAALMAFLVAGQLIAGMLIDRAGFLGVAVREISLGRVAGAVLLLAGALLIRLY from the coding sequence ATCATGGGCGCTGTCTGGTCTCTGCTTGGCATCCTGTCCGGCGCCTTCATCGCCATCCAGGCGCCGATCAACTCGCAACTGGCGCGCGGCCTCGGCCTTCCGGTCGCGGCCGCCGCCTTTTCGTTCCTTTCGGGCGCCATCGTGCTCGGCATCATCGCGGTCGCCGTTGTGAGGCTGCAGGGCATCTCGCTCGACTGGAAGGCGCCGGCGCCCTGGCTGTTCATCGCTGGCGGCATGCTCGGCGGCTTCTATGTCACGCTTTCCACCATCCTCACGCCGCGCATCGGCGCAGCCGCGCTGATGGCGTTCCTGGTCGCCGGCCAGCTGATCGCCGGCATGCTCATCGACCGCGCCGGCTTCCTCGGTGTCGCGGTGCGCGAGATCTCGCTTGGCCGCGTCGCCGGGGCCGTGTTGCTGCTCGCCGGAGCGCTGCTTATCCGGCTCTACTGA
- the queA gene encoding tRNA preQ1(34) S-adenosylmethionine ribosyltransferase-isomerase QueA: MRVDLFDFDLPEERIALRPAEPRDSARMLVVRPGQGLDDRTVRDLPSLLREGDVLVFNDTKVIPAQLKGIRRRGEAMAQVEATLHMRVTPDRWKAFMRPGKRIAVGDRIHFGHDQNSCFLGRLDATVIEKGEAGEVLLGFDLSGPFLDEAMHAVGHIPLPPYIASKRDDDERDRSDYQTIYAREEGAVAAPTAGLHFTPELFAALDAKGVERRFVTLHVGAGTFLPVKADDTADHKMHAETGSVSRETADVLNAARDRGGRIVAVGTTSLRLLESAALEDGRIEAWSGPTDIFITPGYRFRTADILMTNFHLPRSTLFMLVSAFSGLETMRSAYAHAIESRYRFYSYGDSSLLYRAETSDGR, translated from the coding sequence ATGCGCGTCGACCTGTTCGATTTCGATCTGCCGGAGGAGCGCATTGCGCTGCGCCCGGCCGAGCCGCGCGACAGCGCCAGGATGCTGGTCGTCAGGCCCGGCCAGGGCCTCGATGATCGAACGGTGCGCGATCTGCCGTCGCTGCTCAGGGAAGGCGACGTGCTGGTGTTCAACGACACCAAGGTCATCCCGGCGCAGCTGAAAGGCATCCGCAGGCGCGGCGAAGCGATGGCGCAGGTCGAGGCCACATTGCATATGCGGGTGACGCCGGACCGTTGGAAGGCGTTCATGCGGCCGGGCAAGCGCATTGCGGTCGGCGACCGCATCCATTTCGGCCATGACCAGAATTCCTGCTTCCTCGGCCGGCTCGATGCGACGGTGATCGAGAAAGGCGAGGCGGGCGAGGTGCTGCTCGGCTTCGACCTCTCCGGTCCCTTCCTCGACGAGGCAATGCACGCCGTCGGTCATATTCCGCTGCCGCCCTACATCGCCTCAAAACGTGACGATGACGAGCGCGACCGCAGCGACTACCAGACCATCTATGCCAGGGAAGAGGGCGCCGTCGCGGCACCGACCGCCGGATTGCATTTCACGCCGGAGCTGTTTGCAGCCCTCGACGCCAAGGGTGTCGAGCGCCGCTTCGTCACGCTGCATGTCGGCGCCGGCACTTTTCTGCCGGTGAAAGCCGACGATACCGCCGACCACAAGATGCATGCCGAGACCGGCTCGGTGAGCCGCGAGACGGCAGACGTGCTCAATGCAGCAAGGGACCGGGGAGGGCGGATCGTCGCCGTCGGCACGACGTCGCTGCGCCTCCTCGAGAGCGCTGCGCTAGAAGACGGCAGGATCGAGGCCTGGTCGGGACCGACCGACATCTTCATCACGCCAGGCTACCGTTTCCGGACAGCCGACATCTTGATGACCAATTTCCACCTGCCGCGCTCGACGCTGTTCATGCTGGTCTCGGCCTTCAGCGGGCTGGAGACGATGCGTTCGGCCTATGCGCATGCCATCGAGAGCCGCTACAGGTTCTACTCCTACGGCGACTCCAGCCTGCTTTATCGAGCGGAGACGAGCGATGGACGATGA
- the tgt gene encoding tRNA guanosine(34) transglycosylase Tgt: protein MAETFFFKLLATDGRARRGLVSMPRGEIRTPAFMPVGTGGTVKAMYMDQVRGVGADIILGNTYHLMLRPGAERVAKLGGLHEFARWPHPILTDSGGFQVMSLSKLRKLTEKGVTFRSHIDGAPYEMSPERSIEIQGLLDSDIQMQLDECTALPAKPTEIERAMELSLRWAERCKTAFGDQPGKAMFAIVQGGDSAVMRVRSAQALKAMDLKGYAVGGLAVGEPQAVMLEMLEITCPELPADRPRYLMGVGTPDDILKSVARGIDMFDCVMPTRAGRHGLAYTRRGKINLRNARHADDPRPLDEESDCPAARDYSRAYLHHLVRSQESLGAMLLTWNNLSYYQKLMQDIRAAIEAKAFETRAAEISEGWARGDIPAI from the coding sequence ATGGCTGAGACGTTCTTCTTCAAGCTGCTTGCCACCGACGGCAGGGCGCGGCGCGGCCTGGTTTCGATGCCGCGCGGCGAGATCCGCACGCCGGCCTTCATGCCGGTCGGCACCGGCGGCACGGTCAAGGCCATGTATATGGACCAGGTGCGCGGCGTCGGCGCCGACATCATCCTCGGCAACACCTATCATCTGATGCTGCGGCCTGGGGCCGAGCGCGTGGCGAAGCTCGGCGGCCTGCATGAATTCGCGCGCTGGCCGCATCCGATCCTGACGGACAGCGGCGGCTTCCAGGTGATGTCGCTGTCGAAGCTCAGGAAGCTGACGGAGAAGGGTGTCACCTTCCGCTCGCATATCGACGGCGCACCTTACGAGATGTCGCCGGAGCGGTCGATCGAGATCCAGGGGCTGCTCGATTCAGACATCCAGATGCAGCTCGACGAATGCACCGCGCTGCCGGCCAAGCCGACGGAGATCGAGCGCGCCATGGAGCTGTCGCTGCGCTGGGCCGAACGCTGCAAGACGGCTTTCGGCGACCAGCCGGGCAAGGCGATGTTCGCCATCGTGCAGGGCGGCGACAGCGCGGTGATGCGCGTGCGCTCGGCGCAGGCGCTGAAGGCGATGGATCTCAAGGGCTACGCTGTCGGCGGGCTGGCGGTGGGCGAGCCGCAGGCGGTGATGCTGGAGATGCTGGAGATAACCTGCCCGGAGCTGCCGGCCGACAGGCCGCGCTACCTGATGGGCGTCGGCACCCCGGACGACATCTTGAAGTCGGTGGCGCGCGGCATCGACATGTTCGACTGCGTGATGCCGACGCGCGCCGGCCGCCATGGGCTTGCCTACACGCGCCGCGGCAAGATCAACCTGCGCAACGCTCGCCATGCCGACGATCCGCGTCCGCTGGATGAGGAAAGCGATTGCCCGGCCGCGCGCGACTATTCGCGCGCCTATCTGCATCATCTCGTGCGCTCGCAGGAATCGCTCGGCGCAATGCTGCTCACCTGGAACAACCTGTCCTATTATCAGAAGCTGATGCAGGACATCCGCGCCGCGATCGAGGCAAAAGCCTTCGAAACGCGCGCTGCCGAGATTTCGGAAGGCTGGGCGAGGGGCGATATTCCGGCCATCTAG
- a CDS encoding SDR family NAD(P)-dependent oxidoreductase, with protein sequence MAVTYDFAGKTAIVTGGSRGIGKAVATQLARSGADVWTWDADPLPAGGIRSQTVDVTKAGDIREALAEIAAETGRVDILVNNAGYLGPYLGFEGFDAVEWQRIIGVNLIGTFEVTHQVLPIMRKAGRGRIVNMGSLAGKEGLPNLAAYSAASAGIIAFTKALSREVCDADIRVNCVAPGPIDTDLIRRLGNEVVSDMIGASPLKRLGAVEEVAALVLWLCSDAASFNTGAVFDMSGGRARY encoded by the coding sequence ATGGCCGTGACATACGACTTTGCCGGCAAGACGGCGATCGTGACCGGTGGCTCCAGAGGCATCGGCAAGGCCGTTGCAACGCAGTTGGCACGGTCAGGTGCCGACGTCTGGACCTGGGACGCCGATCCATTGCCGGCGGGCGGAATCCGTAGCCAGACGGTCGACGTAACCAAAGCTGGCGATATAAGGGAAGCGCTGGCCGAGATCGCTGCCGAAACGGGCCGGGTCGACATCCTCGTCAACAACGCGGGCTATCTTGGTCCCTATCTCGGCTTCGAGGGTTTCGATGCGGTCGAGTGGCAGCGCATCATTGGTGTGAACCTCATTGGAACGTTCGAGGTCACGCATCAAGTTTTGCCAATCATGCGCAAGGCCGGCAGGGGCCGCATCGTCAATATGGGGTCGCTTGCGGGCAAGGAGGGCTTGCCGAACCTTGCGGCCTACTCGGCGGCAAGCGCGGGCATCATTGCGTTCACCAAGGCCTTGTCGCGCGAGGTTTGCGACGCCGATATCCGCGTAAATTGCGTGGCGCCGGGTCCGATCGACACGGATCTTATCCGGCGTCTGGGAAACGAAGTCGTCAGCGACATGATCGGCGCCAGCCCGCTGAAGCGACTTGGAGCGGTGGAGGAGGTCGCCGCACTGGTGCTCTGGCTCTGTTCCGATGCCGCCAGTTTCAACACCGGCGCGGTATTCGACATGTCGGGCGGCCGCGCGCGGTATTGA
- a CDS encoding DUF4864 domain-containing protein, whose amino-acid sequence MRRLLFAFALIPLLIASMAFAGDAEIKAAQTVIDSQLKAFLADDGATAYSFAAPNVKRIFPTVDTFMNMVTNGYAPVRRPQSYAFGKVEQTGPTSIIQQVLIVGPDGKDYEAVYTLEQQPDGSFKITGCSLRASTSVST is encoded by the coding sequence GTGCGCCGCTTATTGTTCGCATTCGCTCTCATTCCACTGCTCATCGCTTCGATGGCCTTCGCCGGCGACGCCGAGATCAAAGCGGCGCAGACGGTCATCGACAGCCAGCTCAAAGCTTTCCTCGCCGATGACGGCGCCACCGCCTACAGCTTCGCGGCGCCGAACGTGAAGCGGATCTTCCCGACGGTCGACACCTTCATGAACATGGTGACCAACGGCTATGCGCCGGTTCGCAGGCCGCAGAGTTATGCCTTCGGCAAGGTCGAGCAGACCGGTCCAACCTCTATCATCCAGCAGGTGCTGATCGTCGGCCCCGACGGCAAGGACTATGAGGCGGTCTACACGCTGGAGCAGCAGCCGGACGGCAGCTTCAAGATCACCGGCTGCAGCCTGCGCGCCTCGACCTCGGTCAGCACGTGA
- a CDS encoding Lrp/AsnC ligand binding domain-containing protein, translating to MKAFFVQIKCDLGKAYEVASALADAEIASEIYSTAGNYDLLAKFYVDDEEDIGHFINERVQVLPGIKDTFTIVTFRAF from the coding sequence ATGAAGGCATTTTTCGTGCAGATAAAGTGCGACCTGGGCAAAGCCTATGAGGTCGCCAGCGCGCTCGCCGATGCCGAGATCGCCTCCGAGATCTATTCGACCGCCGGCAATTACGACCTGCTCGCAAAGTTCTATGTCGATGACGAGGAAGACATCGGCCACTTCATCAACGAGCGGGTGCAGGTTCTGCCGGGAATCAAGGACACCTTCACCATCGTCACCTTCCGGGCGTTCTGA
- a CDS encoding circularly permuted type 2 ATP-grasp protein, giving the protein MAAFDEMLPEVSGLRRPYQAYDRWLKEQDPARLTQKMQDAERVFRKTGITFAVYGEQEASERLIPFDIVPRIISGQEWRRLTQGIEQRVQALNAFLDDIYHRQEILRAGRVPRELVAKNEAFLPEMIGVKPPAGVYTHIIGVDIVRISENEFYVLEDNARTPSGVSYMLENRETMMQLFPELFQQIKVRPVENYPQLLRQSLAAVRPQGAKGAPTIAVLTPGSYNSAYFEHAFLADQMGVQLVEGQDLRVVDGHVTMRTTEGYKQIDVLYRRVDDAFLDPLTFRPDSALGVPGIMDVYRAGNITIANAPGTGIADDKAIYSYMPEIVEFYTGRKAILGNIPTWRCSEPDSLKYVLEHISELVIKEVHGSGGYGMLVGPAATKKECQEFAKKLQAKPANYIAQPTLALSTCPILTEKGLSPRHVDLRPYVLVSDRIQIVPGGLTRVALKQGSLVVNSSQGGGTKDTWVLDD; this is encoded by the coding sequence TTGGCAGCGTTCGACGAAATGCTTCCGGAAGTTTCCGGATTGAGAAGACCATACCAGGCTTACGATCGCTGGCTGAAGGAACAGGACCCGGCCAGGCTCACCCAGAAAATGCAGGACGCCGAGCGCGTCTTCCGCAAGACCGGCATCACATTTGCCGTCTATGGCGAGCAGGAAGCCTCGGAGCGGCTGATCCCCTTCGATATCGTCCCCCGCATCATTTCCGGCCAGGAATGGCGCCGGCTGACGCAGGGCATCGAGCAGCGGGTGCAGGCGCTGAACGCCTTCCTCGACGACATCTACCACCGCCAGGAGATCCTGCGCGCCGGACGCGTTCCCAGGGAATTGGTGGCGAAGAACGAGGCGTTCCTGCCCGAGATGATCGGTGTGAAGCCGCCGGCCGGCGTCTACACCCATATCATCGGCGTCGACATCGTTCGCATCAGCGAGAACGAATTCTACGTGCTCGAGGACAATGCCCGCACGCCGTCCGGCGTCTCATACATGCTGGAGAACCGGGAGACGATGATGCAGCTCTTCCCGGAGCTGTTCCAGCAGATCAAGGTGCGGCCGGTCGAGAACTATCCGCAGCTGCTGCGCCAGTCGCTGGCGGCTGTGCGGCCGCAGGGTGCCAAGGGAGCGCCGACCATCGCCGTGCTGACGCCGGGCAGCTACAATTCCGCCTATTTCGAGCACGCCTTCCTCGCCGACCAGATGGGCGTGCAGCTGGTCGAGGGGCAGGATCTGCGCGTCGTCGACGGCCACGTCACGATGCGCACCACCGAAGGCTACAAGCAGATCGACGTGCTCTACCGGCGCGTCGACGACGCCTTCCTCGATCCGCTGACCTTCCGGCCGGATTCGGCGCTCGGCGTGCCTGGCATCATGGACGTCTATCGCGCCGGCAACATCACCATCGCCAATGCGCCGGGAACCGGCATCGCCGACGACAAGGCGATCTATTCCTATATGCCCGAGATCGTCGAGTTCTACACCGGCCGCAAGGCGATCCTGGGCAACATCCCGACCTGGCGCTGCTCGGAGCCGGATAGCCTGAAATATGTGCTGGAGCACATAAGCGAGCTCGTCATCAAGGAAGTGCACGGCTCCGGCGGCTATGGCATGCTGGTCGGCCCGGCGGCGACCAAGAAGGAATGCCAGGAATTCGCCAAGAAGCTGCAGGCGAAGCCGGCAAACTATATCGCGCAACCGACGCTCGCGCTGTCGACCTGCCCGATCCTGACCGAGAAGGGCCTGTCGCCGCGCCATGTCGACCTTCGGCCTTACGTCCTGGTTTCCGACCGTATCCAGATCGTGCCGGGCGGCCTGACCCGCGTCGCGCTCAAACAGGGGTCGCTGGTGGTCAATTCCTCGCAGGGCGGCGGTACCAAAGATACGTGGGTGCTGGATGATTGA
- a CDS encoding alpha-E domain-containing protein, whose translation MLLGRTANGLYWMNRYIERAENMARLVDAGLRMALTRTQNASEEWNSVLLSAGSDHAFSQKYQDYTVANVSDFLLRDTSNPSSTMSSIETARNNARMVRTALTRETWESINEAWMSLKRMLARPIDERDLPTVLDAIKRETALIRGSFYGTMLRNEIFDFSQLGTYVERADNTARILDVKYYVLLPSISWVGSTLDNYQWESILRSVSAHRSYRWVYEADYKPTNIADYLILNVRMPRSLTFCYRFLGEHLKFLADDYGERHACHATAEKIQAMLKKGSIKDIFDHGLHEFLAEFIRDNTRLGDEIALDYRFY comes from the coding sequence ATGCTTCTCGGCCGCACCGCCAACGGTCTCTACTGGATGAACCGCTACATCGAGCGGGCCGAAAACATGGCGCGCCTGGTGGATGCCGGCCTGCGCATGGCGCTGACGCGCACCCAGAACGCGTCGGAGGAATGGAACTCGGTGCTGCTCAGCGCCGGCTCCGATCATGCGTTCTCGCAGAAATATCAGGATTACACCGTCGCCAACGTGTCGGACTTCCTGTTGCGTGACACCTCGAACCCATCGAGCACGATGTCGTCGATCGAGACGGCGCGCAACAATGCGCGCATGGTGCGCACCGCGCTGACGCGCGAGACCTGGGAGAGCATCAACGAGGCCTGGATGTCGCTGAAGCGCATGCTGGCAAGGCCGATCGACGAGCGTGACCTGCCGACGGTGCTCGATGCCATCAAGCGCGAGACGGCGCTGATCCGCGGCTCGTTCTATGGCACCATGCTGCGCAACGAGATCTTCGACTTCTCGCAACTCGGCACCTATGTCGAGCGCGCCGACAACACCGCCCGCATCCTCGACGTGAAATACTATGTGCTGTTGCCGTCGATCTCCTGGGTGGGCTCGACGCTCGACAACTACCAGTGGGAATCGATCCTGCGCTCCGTGTCGGCGCACCGCTCCTACCGCTGGGTCTATGAAGCCGACTACAAGCCGACCAACATCGCCGACTATCTGATCCTCAATGTCCGCATGCCGCGCTCGCTCACCTTCTGCTACCGGTTCCTTGGCGAGCACCTGAAATTCCTCGCCGACGACTATGGCGAGCGCCATGCCTGTCACGCCACGGCCGAGAAGATCCAGGCGATGCTGAAGAAGGGGTCGATCAAGGACATTTTCGACCACGGCCTGCATGAGTTCCTAGCTGAATTCATTCGGGACAACACCAGGCTGGGCGACGAGATCGCCCTGGACTACCGGTTCTACTGA
- a CDS encoding transglutaminase family protein codes for MRLKITHRTEYRYDAPVQYLLQRLRLLPVSGPTQAVASWAIKIDGAREEVRFTDHFGNDTRLVSAEGGHHTIILEAAGEVTTRDTAGVSGPHHGFAPLWLFGQQTPLTTAGDGIRELAGAAGEGSDIERLHRLMATIRERVDYKPGTTSVVTAAEEALALKSGVCQDHSHIFAAAARAMGFPARYISGYLMMDASVEQAASHAWAEAHVPGLGWVAFDPANGISPDERYVRVATGRDYRDASPVSGILLGQAEEKLAVTVTVEQ; via the coding sequence ATGCGGCTCAAGATCACCCACCGGACCGAGTACCGCTACGACGCGCCGGTGCAGTATCTCTTGCAGCGGCTGCGCCTGCTGCCGGTCAGCGGACCGACACAGGCCGTTGCATCCTGGGCGATCAAGATCGACGGCGCGCGCGAGGAAGTGCGCTTCACCGATCATTTCGGCAACGACACTCGGCTGGTGAGCGCCGAAGGCGGCCACCACACCATCATACTCGAGGCGGCGGGCGAGGTGACGACGCGCGACACGGCCGGTGTGTCCGGCCCGCATCATGGTTTTGCGCCGCTCTGGCTGTTCGGCCAGCAGACGCCGTTGACGACCGCCGGCGACGGCATTCGCGAATTGGCGGGCGCGGCGGGCGAGGGCAGCGATATCGAGCGCCTGCACAGGCTGATGGCCACGATCCGCGAGCGCGTCGACTATAAGCCTGGCACGACCAGCGTCGTCACGGCGGCGGAGGAGGCCCTGGCGCTGAAGAGCGGCGTCTGCCAGGATCACAGCCATATCTTCGCCGCCGCGGCGCGCGCCATGGGTTTTCCCGCACGTTATATCAGCGGCTATCTGATGATGGACGCTTCGGTCGAGCAGGCGGCGAGCCACGCCTGGGCGGAAGCGCATGTTCCAGGGCTGGGCTGGGTAGCCTTCGACCCCGCAAACGGAATTTCTCCCGACGAACGTTACGTGAGGGTGGCGACGGGACGCGACTATCGCGATGCCTCGCCGGTGTCGGGAATACTGCTGGGGCAAGCGGAAGAGAAGCTTGCCGTCACCGTCACGGTGGAGCAGTAA
- a CDS encoding peptidase, which yields MTYCVGLKIDHGLVFMSDTRTNAGMDSISTFKKMHVWEQPGERVIVLMSAGNLATTQAVVSLLDERTKAVGDRHEKLLETPSMYQAVRLVGDTVKEVIAYSSPAGDKADSYFNASFILGGQIKGSPPRLFMIYPEGNFIESTDDTPFFQIGETKYGKPIIIRAYDRAMSLAETVKLLLVSFDSTLKSNLSVGLPLDLLFLEKDAFKVGLKKRIGHDDPYYRTISDGWSNALKAAFASLPDFPG from the coding sequence ATGACCTATTGCGTCGGCCTCAAGATCGATCACGGGCTCGTGTTCATGTCGGACACGCGCACCAATGCCGGCATGGATTCGATCTCGACCTTCAAGAAGATGCATGTCTGGGAACAGCCCGGCGAGCGCGTCATCGTGCTGATGTCGGCGGGAAACCTTGCCACGACCCAGGCCGTGGTCAGCCTGCTCGACGAACGAACCAAGGCAGTCGGCGACCGGCACGAGAAGCTGCTCGAAACACCATCCATGTATCAGGCGGTTCGGCTGGTCGGCGACACGGTGAAGGAAGTGATCGCCTATTCGTCGCCGGCCGGTGACAAGGCCGATTCCTATTTCAACGCCTCCTTCATCCTCGGTGGCCAGATCAAGGGCAGTCCGCCCAGGCTGTTCATGATCTATCCGGAAGGCAATTTCATCGAGTCGACCGACGACACGCCGTTCTTCCAGATCGGCGAGACGAAATACGGCAAGCCGATCATCATACGCGCCTATGATCGGGCGATGAGCCTGGCCGAAACGGTGAAGCTGCTCCTGGTCTCGTTCGACTCGACGCTGAAGTCGAACCTGTCGGTCGGCCTGCCGCTCGACCTGCTCTTCCTGGAGAAGGACGCTTTCAAGGTCGGGCTGAAGAAGCGGATCGGTCACGATGATCCCTATTACCGCACCATCTCCGACGGCTGGTCGAACGCGCTGAAGGCGGCCTTCGCCAGCCTGCCGGACTTTCCGGGATAG